GGCGACTCTTTCCAAGAGGTGGCCAAGGTTCCAACTGTTAGCTCGTTTCGTCACGACAAGAAGAATATATACATCAATGACGTTCCAATTGACAAGAACGAATTCACAAAGGCCTTTGGCGGTACTTTTGAAGTTGGTAGTCGCAAGGTCACTAGCGCAATGCGGAAGTTTGCCAACCCTGTTCCGGCAGGCTTGGCAGCCTTTTCTGCTTCGGCCATCTCCATTGGTTTGGTTCAAATGCATGCTAGATCGGTTACTGCCCCAAACACTCTCTTAGGCGCATTTCTAACTACTTCGGGTGTGGTTGAATTGATTGTGGGGATTTTATGCTTTATTGTTAACAACACATGGGCTTGTTGTACATTTTTAATGTTTGGAGGTTTTTGGTCATCATATGCCTTTGTTTTAATGAATGTAGGCGGTATCAAGGAAGCATATGCAAATGATTATCAATATGGTCAATCGGTtgctattttctttttacctTGGTCACTTTTCGCCTTTTTCTTGTGGATTTGCACATTTAAATCCACTCTAACGTTATCGGCAttgatgtttttcatttggtttTTCGTGTTTTTATTTACAATTTCACAATTTATTGGCAGCGTCAAGTTATTCAAAGCAGGTGGCTTTTTCGCAATTTTGGCTGGTTGTTTGGGATTCTACAATATGCAGGCCGGCTTGATGGATAAAACGAACTCATATTTCACTATTCATGCTATTCCACTACCCCAATATAAGCacaatgatgaagaacaTGCAACTGAAGAAGTCTGAGGTACAAGTTGTGGTTTATACTTGACTCTTGCTCTTTTGctgaaatatttttaaatccaacaacaaaaaatcgCTTTACTATTATTTATAATGACTTGAAAACTTACTCAAATTGTAACGGTTTCTTAtctgttttatttttttactctAATTTTTCCCATTGTTTTGGTTATctcttttgttgttgttgtaatGTCTAGTTTTCTATTTGggaaatatatatattttatttttcatctctTCCTTCAAAATAATTATTATGGATCCATTCAATGTTGCCAATGACGCGTTGCTCTTGGCAACGAAGTCGCCATACATGGCTGTTCCGCCAGAGAcgttgaaaaattggaaaatgcCGTTATTAATGCATCGCATTTGAGGCATTGCACATACTATGCGCACATTTTATCTACTGTCCCCATTGCATTGCTCCCCAATGCCATCCGGGGATCTTTCAAGTTAGATCTCCCCCCTTAACCGCAAACGGTACATTGGCATCCTCCAGATCCGAGAAGGAAATGCCATCCACACAGTTGTAAAGTATAGACAAGTACTACTGTGTAAGACTCTGGTTTTCGACCGACTAAGAGAAATCACGGGGATGTTGAAGCGTCTCGGAGGTAAAGCCAGCTCCTACAGGGCCTAGTTTCCTCTTGACCCTCCCAATCCTCCTGGCTCCCCTTCTTCTGCTACACCACATTGGATTGGTAGACTCCGTCCAACGTTCCAGCTTGTGCTACAATTGCTTGTTTCAGAAAAGGCAAATAGAGTTGTCACTACCCATACCGGATGGCTAATCTCTCCACATTATAGAATGAATACTATGTAGTCGACCGAATACCAGACATGGTGTTGAAGAATGGCCATACTTCAGTGGCAGAGGATGCACTTTGCACTCTCTCAAAGGAGAAACTCGTTAAAGATGAACATCAGATTCGAGTGAATTATTTCTTTGCGGTAGTTTAAGGACTTTTCGGGATATCTCTCGACATATGGATTCCCCCGAGGTCTTAATGGCCCACATAGTTGGCCTCATACAACCCTCATAGAATTGTGGCCTACTGAAATGAGGTGTTGTTACTACACCAGTTTCTTTTGACATGTAACTTCCAGTTCTCCCTATTTTATTAGACCATCTTGGGATATCCATTGCAATGTTGCCTAACTGGGGGTTTAGAAACACCGTTCATTCATACCATGCCGAAAATCCCATTGAGTTACCATTAAAATCGTCTAATGACTGTGCGTCTGGAAATTCAGTGGTGTCACTCGATAAGTTTGTCGAAAAGAACATACCTGAAATTAAAGATGGCGCAAGGCATTATCTGAAACCAACCTTATTTACAGGTACTTTGCAAACATTGCACACCTTCAAGGGCGATTTCCATACAAAATATCCCGTTTATTTTGCCCGTGAAATTGTCTCATTGTCTCATGAGGAGGCCAAAGAACTCAAGGGGACTTTCAAACATATCCATGCTGGTGAGTTCACTTTGGACTATTTGGTGAACCCTCCAAGTGAAGAGTTGAATGATGAgtatttttcaaggaaatGTAAGGAAACAATGCCAGAGGGGTACCCAAGATTACACCCTCGTTGTCGTTATTATGCTCCGAATGAATTGGCGCAATTAAAAAATGAATGGAAACAGGATAATTCTCCAATCAGTATTATTTTACCAGGTCTAGCCGGTGGTATTCAAGAAGCTCCAATTAGAGCAACTTGTTATAAGCTACAACAAAAGGGTCACcgtgttgttgttttgaacCAAAGAGGTTGTAGTCGTTCCAAAATTACAACTCCTCATATGTTCACCGGTTTAGATACGGACGATTTAAAATACATCTTACATAAGTTCCATGACGAATATGAACtggatgatgaaaagagGCAATTCCATGCAATTGGTTACTCATTTGGTGGTTTGCAAATTGCAAACTATTTGATTAAAGAAGGTAAAAATACCCTCTTGACATCTGCAATTACTGTCTCATCCCCTTGGAATCTGTATAATTCGATGCTTCATATCTCAAATTCTTGGAGTGGTCGGTATTTATTTGAACCTGCTGTTAACTCTTTCCTATTGAGAATGGTCAAGAATAACAAGGAGgttttgaaggaaaacCCTATATTCAGCCAAGAGAGGTATGATCATTTgaggaaaacaataaagaaCTCTAgagattttgatgatgcTTATACAAGCAAACTACTCGATTTACCAAGTGGTgattactattattatgCTGCATCACCTGTATTTCAAATCtataaaattaaaactCCACTCTTGGTCATCAACTCTATAGATGATCCAATGATTTCTCCAGATTACCcatttttggatatttcaAGACATCCTTGGATTTATATGGCAACTGCAGATTTGGGGGGTCATTATTCCTTCATTAAACCAAATGGCGATTTCTGGTTTTCTGAAGTTGTCGAGAAATGGATCAACTCTTGGAGAGAGGTTGATGTCCAAACCCCAAGCGATGTTCTGGATCATGGCTGGCACGTTGACGTTGAATTGCCACTTAGAGAATGAGCAACTCTAAGAGGGAGGGCAACGTGCAAAAATTCATCCTTAGATTTGTATCAAGAGGGATCCCATAGAATGGCTTTTTTATAGTTGCCCCATCGTCCAACACTGATTATATTGGAATTGCATGTGTATACACCCATTTATAGCTGTTTACCCTTATTCAACCATTTGGCCTTATTCCATCGACTCCTTAAGTGTACCAACAACACATACTCATTATTGACGTACAAGTCTTATTGGAGACGTCACGTGAGCATATCATATTATAtcattcttttatttttttatttcaaatttcaaaTCAGCCAAACTGTATAATTGTGAGAAATCTACATCTAGCTGTGTATCCAGGCGTCTTTCAGCGTAGGCAATAGGTCTGTCAACAAAGCTCAACCAGTGATTACATCAGAGAAGTTGGTCTCACTAAAAGCGGCAACTATGTCTACACATGAGGCAAAATCTACTACAGATTCCACAGAGGCGGATaagaggagaagaagagggGGAATCAAACCAAAAAGCCAAGTGACAGAAGCAATAGGATCTGCAccaaagaataaaaaatatgttGAGAATCCAAGATCTACTCATGAGATAGCGTCTACACTAAATGGTGTGAAAGGTGGTAAGAAGAAGAGTGGGAAGGGCAAAAAGCATCAAGAACTTAAACTTACcaagaaaccaaattttCCAGTGAAGGCCAAGGAGGATTCCCGAGTTGTGAAAAGAACTTCAGGACTAGAGAGAACGAATCGAGTGAGTCAAAGTGTAAAGGGAAAGGAAGACGCAATTAGCATCGACAAGGGGGCACATACAGTTTCGAAATCTgcaaagtttgaaaataataaacagaaaaaagggaaaactAGAAAGTCAAAGCTACCAAAATCTGATAAGCAGTCAGATATTTCTCAAACTGACAACAGAGAAGTCCATAaagattctttcaaagtatCTTCTTCTGGTGCACCTAGTTCTTTGGAATTAGCACCCGTCCTGGACCTTGGAATTGGCGTTTACGATGTATTGGAATTTTACTGTGACGAATGTCCTGTTGAGTTAAACCATTTTGACGCTGCAAGTGCTCATATCATCGATTTTGGCCATAAAAATATGTCCGTCGTCTATGGTGGGTTGAATGACGCAATTAAATGTCAATCCTGTGGTGAGGCTGATCtcaataatttgaattcaGTCTTACTTGAAAGCAATAATGTGGGGTTGTGCTGTAGTTCCTGTTTGACTGGGTCTGGGTTTGATCCATTGATTTACTCATTTGCGTCTAAGGACAAACTTCTGAGATATGTCGATAATATGTATCGTTTGAACAGCTTAAAATGCTTTCGATGTGGTTCAAGGAAAAACTTGGGAATCAACCAGGATAAGATACCATGTTGTGCCAAATgtattttgaaagatgcAGATCTGAGAAAGCAAAAGTTTGTAAAGAGACATGAGGCCAGTTTCCTTTCTACGCTTTTTGAAGATCCAACCTATGAAGAgttcaaaaatattattgTTTCAACTGGTCCTTGCAATGACCCCAAATCATCAccagtgaaaaaattgggTGCTAGAGATATGACGCCCAGTTTTGATACTTTAACACAATCAAATAAACCAGACAAAagggaaaaggaaaatagaaacaagGGTGATCTACCCAGCGAAATTTCCGGTGGAAATATTTCTGACATGTCAGCTGAAAATGATTTAGATGACAATTCCGCATCAAAACCTCgaaaggagaagaaggttAAGAAAACAACATCGATGTCTTCGAGTCTTCCcgaggaaaaaaatagtgcTTTTATTTCAACTCAACAAAGCGAAAAAACTGGCTCCACGCAAAGTTCAGGAGATCGGAAAAGGTccgaaaagaagaaggacaagaaaagcaaaaagaaTGAGAATgcaaaaatgaataaagatggtttgaagaaatccTCTAAGCTCGATCTGAAATCAAGTATACCATCTCCAATATCGAAAGAGTTACTAAAGGATCTCACACCAGATGAATTAAGAGTTGAGgacaagtttgaaaaacttaaaaaaattataaaaaatacacTGCCGGGTGCTATCAAATTGCAATTTGATAGTATTAACGAATATTATAGCTATCTAACTTACAGTTTGCTCTTAGAGGAACTGTTTCAAGTTGACATTTGTACCGATGTCAAATTCGAATGGAAAGATAAGGAGTTTTGTTCTATGAATGGATCCACTCAAAAATGGTTTCAAATGTATGTGAATGATGATATAAAGCATCTTAAAAAGCATCCTTTTGTTAGAGATCAAcccattttcatcttgAGGAAATCCGATGTTAATTTGAATTGGTCAGAAAAACCCGAGTTCTGGGTCGCTCATGTTGCCGGAAGTACTTTAGCAAAGGTTGATAAACGGGGTAGACAAATTAAGGTCAGAGCTAGAAAACATGCCGTTGCCAAAAAGGACAACCAGGCATCCTCCTTTAATTTAAGGCTATATCCGTGGAACAGCTCTACTTTCCCGATAAATGAAAAAGGTGATCAATTTGCATTTGTTCCAGGGTCTAATGTTTTGGGTAGAATTTTGAACTCCATGAATCAAATCGAGAATAAGGAATTTATCAACTTAATTCTGGGTAAAAGTAAGGTCAAGAGGATAAATTTTAATAATAGAATTCACAAATATTTtaataatttgaatgaatCCCAAAAGGATGCACTACAGTCCGCCTTTAATAACTCAGTTACAATATTACAAGGTCCGCCTGGTTCAGGTAAAACTTCGACGATTCATGAAATTATCCTTCAGTTGCTTGAAAATCTTCACTATTATCCAATCCTAGTTGTTGCTGCGTCAAACCTAGCCGTTGATAACATTGCAGAAAAATTGATGCCCAAGTACAAGGATATTATTTTGCGTATTACATCCTTGTCCAAGGAGAGAGAATATAATATGGAGCACCCATTAGGTGAAGTGTGTCTACACAATAAGATCTCTGGAATTTTGCCTTCAAACTtaaaagatattgaaatgCGAGTAAAGAGGGACCCTGGTAGTGTTTCATCGTCtgaattttccaaatatttGGATGGATGTTCTAAATACGGCGAGCAGTTAGTCAAGCAGGCTAACATTATATTTGCAACAACCGCAGGTATAGCAGGTCCATATTTAAAGAATGTTAAAAGTATGCCAGTGATTATAATGGATGAAGCAACGCAGTCGTCGGAACCGTCGACTTTAATACCACTAGGTGCTAAAGGTTGTAAAAAGGTCATTTTGGTTGGTGACACTGCTCAACTAAGTGTTTTTACTAGAGTAAAAAGCTTGGAAATGTCTTTGTTTCAGAGAGTTTTGGAAAACGGTACCTACGATGATCCTTATATGCTTGATACTCAGTACAGAATGCATCCGGATATTTCAGAGTTTTCAAGAAGGGAATTTTATGacaacaagttgaaggatGGTATAACTGCagaacaaagaaagaaaccGACAATTAAGTATCCTGTTTTCTTCCTAGATCACAAAGGAGTTGGTGCATTAGAAGGCAAAAAATTTTCCATATCCGGAGAAGAGTTTGGATTTTCTTGGGTTAATATAAAGGAAGTCCAGTACATTGAAAGAATGGTTGAAAAGCTTATTGTAGATCATCAAGTTGCGCCTTCTTCCATTGGAGTTATGACAGGTTATGCTGCACAAAGAGACCTCATTGTTAATGCACTTGAGAAAAACTCAGTAATCAACCCTTATAGATCCAAGATTACTAGAACAGTCGATAAGGAAGATTTAAgtgaaaagaagaatgtTACGGTGTGTAATGTTAACGGGATTGTTGTTGCTACTATCGATGCCTTTCAAGGTAGAGAAATGGACTTTGTTCTGCTTTCCACAGTGAGGTCCAACGTACATGGTAATATAGGTTTTATGTCTGATAAGAGAAGGATGAATGTTGCTTTGACCAGAGCAAAGTATAGCTTTATTATATGTGGTAATGCTGATTGCCTATCCTCCAATATGTTATGGAATAAATATATAGGCGACCTCAGAAGCAAGAATTATGTTAAGACTTCTATTAACGACTACTAGATATACATGTGTAACTTAAAGTGATTTATATAGTTATGGTTCAGTGTTCAAATATTTAATAGATTTAGTTGTTTTCCATAGTTTAtcgttgatgaaaaataagTAAACTTAATGGTGTTTATTGCCATTAATCTAGAAATGAGTGATAATGATTAAATTCTATGCTAAAGTTTTCCGGTATTATGTGACTCAAAAGAGTGAACTCGATAAACAtcagtttatttttcagTACTCACTTTTGTACCTTGTAATTTTGGTGCAATTTCCTGTAACCATTCCAATTTGATGGCTGACACACTCCTTGCATAACCTTTGACAGTATAGACAAATTCAATATACAATATTgcatctttttttttaccaaataataatgaagaaGGGTGCACAGAAATAAGACTACCAGTAGTTACAGTCCGATATGATCTATCAGGAAGACCTATTGCCGTGTTAGATATAAACCCATGCAGGAATGACTTTAGAATATGTTCAACATCTAGCGGCTTATTATTAGctatatcatcatcatagtCATTTTCGTCAACATCCATCACATCATTTCCAAGCAAAATCATATAGTCTTTGATTTGCTTCTTAATTCTATTAACATTTTTGAAGCCTTTATAAGAAACATGAATTTCTTTACACCAAGCTTTCCTTTCCCGTGGGTCcttgatgttattgaagatatcaaacATCTCTTTAAGCATAATTAAATCACCATACGATGTTCCTAAAGTACACGTATCGTTACGTAGAGCATTTATCTCATCTCGCTTTTCACTGGAAGGATTCAAGAGCAGATTATCAACAGACAAGCATGaaacaatatcaataacTTCTTCGAGGACATTAAATTCTTGAGCTTTAATAAGAACAGATGCCAAATGAGGAGCTACAGGTAAAATTACCATCTTTTCACCCAGCTCAGTAATATTTCCACTGTTGTTTATAGCTCCAAGAGTATAGAGTTGCTGTAAAGAAGCAACTAAGGATTCGTGCCCTGGATTTTCAAGCCAGTGCCATCCTAGAATATCGTCTACCCCAAGTTTTTTTAACATCAAAACAGGAGAAATGATTTCAGACCTGAGAATCTCCGGCTCTGTTGTATCGGTAAGCTTTAAGTAGTCCGATTCTTTGTACAGTCTATAGCATTTTCCCGATGATTCTCTACCGGCTCTACCGGCTCTTTGGGTAGCGGATGCTTTGGAAATCGGAACGGTTAAAAGAGTAGAAAGGCCCAGCTGATGTCTCCATacttttacttttcttAAGCCACTATCTATGACATACTTGATTCCTGGGACCGTGACTGATGTTTCAGCAATATTGGTAGACACAATCACTTTACGCTGTCTTGGTTTTAGTTTTGAGAAGATCTTCATTTGCTGTTGAGGTGGCAATGCTGCGTATAATGGCATTGCAACTATATGTGGTGCCTCCTTTGGTAGCTCCGGTGCAATATTAGTTAGCATATCAACCACCTTGTCGATATCATCCTGACCaggaagaaaacataaaatgTCACCTGATTGTTCTCCTTGgttgatttgaataattGACTTGATTGTCGTATCGATAATGTCATCAGCTGCTTTATCCATGTAATATCTTTCTACTGGATACATTTTACcttcaacaaacaataTTGGTgcattgttgaagaattttgaaaacttctCGGCATCTAACGTCGCAGACATAATAATAACCTTGAAATCAGGCTCGTCTTTACCCTTATTTCTCTCAATTAAAAGGCCTTTCAAAAACCCAATAAGTAGATCTGTTAAAATTGTCCTTTCATGCGCTTCGTCGACAATCACCATAGAGTATTTAGACAATGTTGGATCAATCATCATTTCTCTAAGCAACATACCGTCCGTGATGTACTTTAACTTGGTATAATGTGATGTAGCATTATTAAATCTCACAGAGTAACCCACGTCTTCTCCTACATGACATCCATATTCCTCTGACACTCTCATTGCCAAGTTCATGGCTGCAACTCTACGCGGTTGTGTTACTGCAATATTCTTATCCATTATCTCCATTAAAAATTGAGGAATCTGGGTTGACTTACCAGAACCAGTTTCACCAATCAATATTGTGACTGgattttgcaaaatttgTGGGATTATTTCATCTTTGACTTTATAAACAGGTAaagtttttcttatttCATATAACTTTTcagcattttttttgagttgACTTCTGCTAACTGAACGATTTTGCTCAAAAAACTCATCATCACTGTCAGGATTCTCCCTGTTgtattcatcatcattttcagtagATTTGTCATCAAAATAGACTGTCTTGTAAACTTGGCTTTTGTTGGCACTGGCTCTTTGGAAGTTGCTGCTATTTTCAGACTTTGACTCGGTTTCACGGTATCccttttcttcattatttaCAATAGGTGTCTCATATTCTGTGTCAGAAAAGACTATTTTCTTATTCTGTCTTTGTTTACGTCCCATGATAGAGTTAGGCCACTCGTTCTTAAGGTACGTACCTATTTTGCATTAAACACCCTTTTTGAATGGATTAGTACCTGCATTGTAACTgtttaaaatttttcagttgtCTCTCAGAAACGAGCCtccaaaatgaaaacagtACACCAAAAAGTGCGGTTCATGTTGAATATGAATGAGACATAACGTGGCAGCTAGCCATAGGTTATTGTTAAGGTTAAGAAGTGTCTGGAAAATAGCTAGGTAGCAAAATGaagttcaacaacatcctACTTCTTTGGTCCTTTGTTTTGTCAGTTGCTGTGGCTGTTCACCCATTTGCTAAAAACTGGGAAAACATTGAGTATTCTAAAACCATTGACGTTGCCAAGTCCTTTTCCAAGGAGAAACATATTATTAAAGtgaaaaacatcaacacaGAGCCTTCAAAACAATACATTTTTGCTGTTCCAAAAGATGTTAAGAAGCATATTACTTTGGTGGTGGGATTGTATCAAACGCCTGCTGGCAAGAACTCTTTGCTTCAACCTAAAGCCATGCCAATCAGTGATGATGACTTGGTGTATTACATGCTTGAATTGCCTTATCCTATTGCGCCGGGTTCGCAGTTTGACTTTGCTATTTCTTATATTATTACAAACCAATTCACCCCTTACCcagaatttattgaaatgGAAGACAATCAAGTGCTAAAATTGTCTACCAATGCTTATCCGTTGTCTCCATATGATACGCAGTCATATGAATTGATCTTTTCTCACATAAGAGAGTACCAGGAGTTAAATGCTAACAGTTTCACTCATGATTTAGTTAAATCTGAAATTGGAAGCAGTGCTGTGAAATACTCTTCTTCAAGTGCTATCCCAGCGAACTCTCTATTTACTCTTGATGTCACGTTTGTTAAGAATGCTCCTCTACCTTTTATTAATTATTTAAAGAGAGATTTGTGGGTATCACATTGGTCTGGTGTTTTACAATTGGTTGAATATTACGAATTGACAAACCATGCAGCAAAACTTTCCAAAGGTTTCTCAAGGGCAAAATATTTAGCTAGTGGTATTGCATCTAAATTACATCATTGCATTGCTGTGTTGAGAATTCCATTCgacaaatcaaagaaaattgaggaaaacTCCATGTATTATGTGGACAAAGTTGGTAATGTTTCCACTTCTCAATTCAACTCTGATGAATTACTTATTCGTCCAAGGTTCCCTATCTTTGGTGGATGGCATTATAACTTCACCATTGGATGGGATTATGCTTTAAACCAATTTGTCAGACAGAACAATGAAGAATACATTTTGAAAGCAAATATTTTAGATGGTATTTACGATGCTACGTATGACCAGGTTGAACTTAATGTGTATCTTCCTGAAGGTGctgaaatcattgattatGCTTTACCTTTTGGCATAGACGAACCAACAATTTCTCATGAAACTTCATATTTGGATGTTGGCACTGGTCATACTAGAATTACCTTCAGGATTGAAAATCTTATTGATGAGATGAAAAACTTAGTTGTTGTATTACGTTATAGGTACACAACTTACGCAATGTTCTACAAGCCATTGCAAGCCTCATTTTACATATTTCTTGCGTTGATGGGACTCTACatcctgaaaaaaattgatatcTCAATTAAACCgcaaaagaaagaagaaactgaaaatgtAATTATAAGTGAAGCAGTGAACTAATATGCTTTACTGGTAGAAAACACGGTTTTTGTATACTTCTATATAAATAGATTGACTTTTATATGTACTTATACCACCCAAAATTTGACCAACTCCAACATGCCGTCCAATCGAGGTTTATTAAAGGATACCGTTATTTTCATAATTAGCGTAGTGTTTCTACCATGTATTTCTATATAGTAAACTAATGAAATCTACGATTTCAGGTTTTAATGCGAGTCTATAAATCTATTAGGTTGCCATTATTCTTGGTTTCTATGCCTATTCGCCTATCCAAGTTTTTAAGATCGTCTGCAAAAGGCAGGCAGTTCCGAGTTTCACTTGAAGAATCGTCTATCCCTGATTTGGCATGAGTTGCAAGTTGAAGCAGCGGAGCAACCCCTGTTTCCTCtacattttccaaattgcAAACAAATCCATCACTCTTCTCAAAATGGTCTTTGGTATCATTTAACGTCGGTTTTTCTACATTTGGAGATGTTTTGAGGTCGAccttttcatctttggATGCATTTATACCCTCATCGTGGAACTGTTTCAGACTTTCCAAGGTAGTTGAGTTATAACCTTTACAAGATGAAGTTTTAGGGTTCGATAATATACATTCTTTGTCCTTGGGATCCTTCCacgatttgaaaaatgtcGAGCCTGTATGTTTTGTAATTAGTTCTTCAATAGAACAACCAGTTGCATCGCCGTTTTCAGTTCCACCATTACTGGCATTTTTATGGCTACTTTctgtttcatcatcagGTTCAGCTTGGCCTTGAGTTTCGGTTTCACCCGTTTCAGTTTCACCGCTGGCTTCAACAGCAGTCTCAATATCTTTTAGAGCtaaatcttctttttcaatatcgtTCAAATTAAAATTACCAATTGATTCTCTTGACGAACTATCTTCGTCACAATTTTTCAGCACAGCGGGTCTATTTCCAGCAGGATCTTGTGAGGCtttctttgaatcaaatgtttttttttctttcagtCTTACCATCAACTGTTTCATTAATGTATTTTGTTGGGCCTTGACCTCCTCTTCCTTATTCATGGAGTTATGCTGGGCGTTCTTGCGTGCGtgttcatttttttctaccTCTTCACGTCTGATATTTTCCAGATACGCTTTTTTGTATTCATTTACAAATGTAACAAACTTCATGAAAAATCCATTTCTGCTACTTCTATCGGAGTATTCTTCTGCATAATAGATCATTGTACTTTCAAGGAATTCGAGAGTCGTGGCTAAGCgc
The window above is part of the Pichia kudriavzevii chromosome 1, complete sequence genome. Proteins encoded here:
- a CDS encoding uncharacterized protein (PKUD0A08320; similar to Saccharomyces cerevisiae YBR177C (EHT1) and YPL095C (EEB1); ancestral locus Anc_8.574), producing the protein MLPNWGFRNTVHSYHAENPIELPLKSSNDCASGNSVVSLDKFVEKNIPEIKDGARHYLKPTLFTGTLQTLHTFKGDFHTKYPVYFAREIVSLSHEEAKELKGTFKHIHAGEFTLDYLVNPPSEELNDEYFSRKCKETMPEGYPRLHPRCRYYAPNELAQLKNEWKQDNSPISIILPGLAGGIQEAPIRATCYKLQQKGHRVVVLNQRGCSRSKITTPHMFTGLDTDDLKYILHKFHDEYELDDEKRQFHAIGYSFGGLQIANYLIKEGKNTLLTSAITVSSPWNLYNSMLHISNSWSGRYLFEPAVNSFLLRMVKNNKEVLKENPIFSQERYDHLRKTIKNSRDFDDAYTSKLLDLPSGDYYYYAASPVFQIYKIKTPLLVINSIDDPMISPDYPFLDISRHPWIYMATADLGGHYSFIKPNGDFWFSEVVEKWINSWREVDVQTPSDVLDHGWHVDVELPLRE
- a CDS encoding uncharacterized protein (PKUD0A08310; Pfam Domains: Grp1_Fun34_YaaH(2.6e-23)); translated protein: MAASSLHNDMDSREIKPVSLEGSGDSFQEVAKVPTVSSFRHDKKNIYINDVPIDKNEFTKAFGGTFEVGSRKVTSAMRKFANPVPAGLAAFSASAISIGLVQMHARSVTAPNTLLGAFLTTSGVVELIVGILCFIVNNTWACCTFLMFGGFWSSYAFVLMNVGGIKEAYANDYQYGQSVAIFFLPWSLFAFFLWICTFKSTLTLSALMFFIWFFVFLFTISQFIGSVKLFKAGGFFAILAGCLGFYNMQAGLMDKTNSYFTIHAIPLPQYKHNDEEHATEEV
- a CDS encoding uncharacterized protein (PKUD0A08330; similar to Saccharomyces cerevisiae YER176W (ECM32); ancestral locus Anc_8.242), with amino-acid sequence MSTHEAKSTTDSTEADKRRRRGGIKPKSQVTEAIGSAPKNKKYVENPRSTHEIASTLNGVKGGKKKSGKGKKHQELKLTKKPNFPVKAKEDSRVVKRTSGLERTNRVSQSVKGKEDAISIDKGAHTVSKSAKFENNKQKKGKTRKSKLPKSDKQSDISQTDNREVHKDSFKVSSSGAPSSLELAPVLDLGIGVYDVLEFYCDECPVELNHFDAASAHIIDFGHKNMSVVYGGLNDAIKCQSCGEADLNNLNSVLLESNNVGLCCSSCLTGSGFDPLIYSFASKDKLLRYVDNMYRLNSLKCFRCGSRKNLGINQDKIPCCAKCILKDADLRKQKFVKRHEASFLSTLFEDPTYEEFKNIIVSTGPCNDPKSSPVKKLGARDMTPSFDTLTQSNKPDKREKENRNKGDLPSEISGGNISDMSAENDLDDNSASKPRKEKKVKKTTSMSSSLPEEKNSAFISTQQSEKTGSTQSSGDRKRSEKKKDKKSKKNENAKMNKDGLKKSSKLDLKSSIPSPISKELLKDLTPDELRVEDKFEKLKKIIKNTLPGAIKLQFDSINEYYSYLTYSLLLEELFQVDICTDVKFEWKDKEFCSMNGSTQKWFQMYVNDDIKHLKKHPFVRDQPIFILRKSDVNLNWSEKPEFWVAHVAGSTLAKVDKRGRQIKVRARKHAVAKKDNQASSFNLRLYPWNSSTFPINEKGDQFAFVPGSNVLGRILNSMNQIENKEFINLILGKSKVKRINFNNRIHKYFNNLNESQKDALQSAFNNSVTILQGPPGSGKTSTIHEIILQLLENLHYYPILVVAASNLAVDNIAEKLMPKYKDIILRITSLSKEREYNMEHPLGEVCLHNKISGILPSNLKDIEMRVKRDPGSVSSSEFSKYLDGCSKYGEQLVKQANIIFATTAGIAGPYLKNVKSMPVIIMDEATQSSEPSTLIPLGAKGCKKVILVGDTAQLSVFTRVKSLEMSLFQRVLENGTYDDPYMLDTQYRMHPDISEFSRREFYDNKLKDGITAEQRKKPTIKYPVFFLDHKGVGALEGKKFSISGEEFGFSWVNIKEVQYIERMVEKLIVDHQVAPSSIGVMTGYAAQRDLIVNALEKNSVINPYRSKITRTVDKEDLSEKKNVTVCNVNGIVVATIDAFQGREMDFVLLSTVRSNVHGNIGFMSDKRRMNVALTRAKYSFIICGNADCLSSNMLWNKYIGDLRSKNYVKTSINDY